Proteins encoded by one window of Candidatus Hydrogenedentota bacterium:
- a CDS encoding GntR family transcriptional regulator: METPREIPVYAFIKRELKNQIESGELAEGTRLASEHELARQYNVSRNPTRQAMRDLELEGYIVRSPGRGSFVAPKAQWQKPLRIEGWRTVALACPEFECHYTRSVVRRFNQTAADKGFHTMFYFLRFSHETEFEFLANMRNSGVEGVAFWLQHAAEKTLDLLRKFQKSGYPFVLVDRYVRGFQTDFVVTDNEDIAYQLTKALVRRKHKNIAYITSGLDNTAAEDRFSGYRRALKEAAILFNVDLMGIFGSSGGSPASVVSRIMAYRSRPTAFLCADDGIAANLLDELAELGFDVPGDVQVALVDDNELTEALGIPMISAVQAGDEMGRQSAEILLERIESPQRTVQQRFLKAELRVHAPVSREAAPEERRIQTRAGETA, translated from the coding sequence ATGGAAACTCCGCGCGAAATACCTGTGTACGCCTTCATCAAGCGCGAGCTGAAGAACCAGATTGAAAGCGGGGAATTGGCCGAGGGGACGCGGCTTGCATCGGAACATGAACTGGCGCGGCAGTACAATGTCAGCCGCAACCCTACGCGGCAGGCCATGCGCGACCTCGAACTGGAAGGTTACATCGTGCGCAGCCCCGGCCGCGGGTCGTTTGTGGCCCCGAAGGCACAGTGGCAGAAACCGTTGCGGATCGAAGGCTGGCGGACGGTTGCTCTGGCATGTCCCGAATTTGAATGCCACTACACTCGGAGCGTGGTGCGCCGGTTCAATCAAACGGCGGCCGACAAGGGTTTTCACACCATGTTCTATTTTCTCCGCTTCAGTCACGAGACGGAGTTCGAGTTTCTGGCAAACATGCGCAACAGCGGCGTCGAGGGCGTGGCGTTCTGGCTGCAACATGCCGCCGAGAAGACGCTGGATCTGCTCCGGAAATTCCAGAAATCAGGCTACCCGTTCGTGCTGGTGGACCGGTACGTGCGGGGATTTCAAACCGATTTTGTGGTAACGGATAACGAAGACATCGCGTATCAGTTGACGAAGGCACTTGTCAGACGCAAACACAAGAATATCGCGTATATCACGTCGGGACTCGACAACACGGCGGCCGAAGACCGCTTCTCGGGATACCGGCGCGCCCTGAAAGAGGCAGCGATTCTTTTTAACGTGGATTTGATGGGGATTTTCGGCTCGTCGGGCGGGTCTCCGGCAAGTGTAGTGAGCCGCATCATGGCGTATCGCAGCCGGCCGACGGCGTTTCTTTGCGCCGATGATGGGATCGCCGCGAATCTGCTCGACGAACTGGCCGAACTCGGATTTGACGTCCCGGGCGACGTGCAAGTGGCTCTGGTTGATGACAATGAACTGACGGAGGCGCTTGGCATCCCGATGATCAGCGCGGTACAGGCTGGCGACGAGATGGGCCGTCAGAGCGCTGAAATACTGCTGGAACGCATTGAATCGCCGCAGCGCACCGTCCAGCAGCGTTTTCTCAAGGCTGAACTCCGTGTTCACGCGCCGGTCAGCAGGGAAGCAGCACCCGAAGAAAGGAGGATACAGACGCGTGCGGGCGAAACCGCCTAG
- a CDS encoding ATP-binding cassette domain-containing protein, translating to MGIVHVEDIWFERNGTAILRGVSWRIERGSHWALLGSNGAGKTTLLKIVTGYEWPTRGSVRVLGKRFGAYNIPELRKTVGWVSSSIESRFPQGDRALDVVASGLDASMGVYRILSEPEYERARGALGRVNAQHLGGHAYATLSQGERQRVLIARALVCNPQLMVLDEPCAGLDPAARHRLLDDLSLLAAAHEMPTIIYVTHHIEEIGDWIENVLILKSGGVLAQGSRNTLLRASILSKAFGAPCCVQKTRGTYTLKIVPAPRG from the coding sequence ATGGGCATCGTGCATGTGGAGGATATCTGGTTCGAGCGCAACGGAACCGCCATCTTACGCGGGGTTTCGTGGCGGATCGAACGGGGCAGCCATTGGGCCTTGCTCGGGTCTAATGGCGCGGGCAAGACAACCCTTCTCAAAATCGTGACGGGATACGAATGGCCCACCCGGGGCAGCGTGCGCGTGTTGGGCAAGCGTTTCGGCGCCTACAACATCCCTGAACTCCGAAAAACCGTCGGATGGGTCAGCAGCTCCATCGAGTCTCGATTTCCTCAGGGTGACAGGGCGTTGGATGTTGTCGCTTCAGGACTGGATGCGTCCATGGGCGTATACCGTATTCTCTCGGAGCCCGAATATGAAAGGGCGCGGGGGGCTCTCGGGCGCGTTAATGCACAGCACCTGGGAGGGCATGCGTATGCGACGCTGTCGCAAGGCGAACGCCAGCGCGTACTGATTGCCCGAGCACTCGTCTGCAATCCTCAATTGATGGTGCTCGATGAGCCGTGCGCCGGGTTGGACCCCGCGGCACGCCACCGCCTTCTCGATGACTTGTCGCTTCTTGCCGCGGCACACGAAATGCCCACCATCATCTATGTCACCCACCACATAGAGGAGATTGGCGACTGGATTGAAAACGTGCTCATCCTGAAGAGTGGCGGCGTCCTCGCGCAGGGCAGCCGCAACACTCTACTGCGCGCCTCAATACTGTCGAAGGCTTTCGGAGCTCCCTGCTGTGTACAAAAAACGCGCGGGACCTACACGCTGAAAATAGTACCCGCCCCGCGCGGTTAA
- a CDS encoding ABC transporter ATP-binding protein — protein MIRFNGVSKQFRKGDTTVRALDNVTFEVEPGQLALVRGPSGSGKTTLINLAAGLSRASLGSIHVAGTCIDELSLRERADLRAREVAVVFQLFHLVPYLTALENVLLPTLATPGAGNAPERARGLLAELGLESRGNHYPDEMSAGERQRCALARALLNEPAVILADEPTGNLDPASAETVLAHLDNARKRGATVLLVSHQPVDSIRPDVVFELREGRLLP, from the coding sequence ATGATTCGGTTCAATGGCGTATCCAAGCAGTTTCGCAAAGGGGACACAACGGTGCGCGCCCTCGACAATGTCACCTTCGAGGTCGAGCCGGGCCAACTGGCTCTCGTACGCGGACCATCGGGAAGCGGCAAGACGACCCTGATCAATCTTGCGGCCGGACTCAGTCGCGCATCGCTCGGAAGCATCCACGTGGCCGGAACATGTATCGATGAGCTGTCCCTTCGCGAGCGCGCGGACTTGCGGGCCCGTGAAGTCGCGGTAGTCTTCCAGTTGTTCCACCTCGTGCCTTACCTCACCGCGCTCGAGAACGTTCTATTGCCGACATTGGCAACACCAGGCGCCGGCAACGCGCCTGAGCGCGCCCGGGGTCTACTGGCGGAGCTGGGCCTGGAATCTCGTGGTAATCACTATCCGGACGAAATGTCGGCGGGCGAGCGGCAACGGTGTGCTCTGGCAAGAGCATTGCTCAACGAACCCGCGGTCATTCTGGCCGACGAACCCACCGGAAACCTGGATCCCGCCAGCGCGGAAACCGTTCTGGCGCATCTGGACAACGCACGAAAGCGCGGCGCCACTGTGCTCCTCGTCAGCCATCAACCTGTCGACAGTATTCGCCCGGACGTCGTTTTCGAGCTGCGTGAAGGCAGGCTCCTCCCCTGA
- a CDS encoding YggT family protein — translation MVAHAVFSILTLYMILILLRWFGPWLEVNTDAGRLAWVGRITEPLIQRMRRLLPHMGPVDFGPLATLFLIWVVRTVVVALLTMDHGPARGMPLL, via the coding sequence ATGGTGGCACATGCGGTTTTCAGCATACTGACCTTGTACATGATCCTGATTCTGCTCCGGTGGTTCGGGCCCTGGCTTGAAGTCAATACCGATGCGGGGCGGCTGGCCTGGGTTGGGCGCATCACGGAGCCCTTGATTCAGCGCATGCGGCGGTTGCTGCCTCACATGGGGCCGGTCGATTTTGGTCCTCTTGCCACGTTGTTTTTGATTTGGGTGGTGCGTACTGTCGTAGTGGCTTTGTTGACAATGGACCACGGGCCGGCGCGCGGCATGCCCCTCTTGTAG
- a CDS encoding protein-L-isoaspartate(D-aspartate) O-methyltransferase yields MIPSDPYAGEREAMVRHQIANRGITGQRLLAAMRAVPRHYFVPLAKQQRAYEDRPLEIGSGQTISQPYMVAKMTELLEVTPQSKVLEVGTGSGYQAAILAELAGEVISVERFENLADSARERLRALEYHNVTVVVGDGTLGWPEHAPYDAIVVTAAAPAIPPSLRSQLALGGRLVCPVGSRDLQQLKVVVREGDDRYFERDSIRCMFVPLVGRDGWSA; encoded by the coding sequence ATGATTCCATCCGATCCATACGCGGGCGAGCGCGAGGCGATGGTGCGGCATCAGATCGCGAACCGCGGCATCACTGGCCAGCGTTTGCTTGCCGCGATGCGCGCCGTGCCTCGCCATTACTTCGTGCCCCTCGCGAAACAACAGCGCGCTTACGAAGACCGTCCGCTGGAAATCGGCTCCGGCCAGACCATCTCCCAGCCGTACATGGTGGCTAAGATGACGGAACTGCTCGAAGTGACGCCTCAGAGCAAGGTCCTCGAAGTGGGCACCGGTTCCGGCTACCAGGCTGCGATCCTGGCCGAGCTTGCGGGGGAGGTCATCTCGGTCGAGCGTTTTGAGAATCTGGCGGATAGCGCGAGGGAGAGGCTGCGCGCGCTCGAGTATCACAACGTGACGGTCGTGGTGGGGGACGGCACCCTGGGTTGGCCGGAGCATGCCCCGTACGACGCAATCGTTGTCACCGCGGCCGCGCCCGCGATCCCGCCATCCCTGCGGTCTCAGCTAGCGCTCGGGGGGCGCCTGGTATGCCCTGTGGGAAGCCGCGATTTGCAGCAGCTCAAAGTGGTCGTGCGTGAAGGTGATGATCGGTATTTCGAACGCGACAGCATTCGCTGTATGTTTGTTCCGCTTGTGGGCCGGGATGGCTGGTCCGCCTGA
- a CDS encoding uroporphyrinogen decarboxylase family protein has product MTSRERILTAIEHREPDRVPLDLAGTHVTGISRVAYEAVRAYLGMPSHAPCWQDVVQQTVIPSDDFLDRFGVDTRGLFPLTSHNWDVFEKLEDGGNTWVYRDEWGMTQHFPKRDGLWFSIVEHPLGIRPAETAAIEAYPWPDAGNPVRVRGLRARAAEFHQKGKAVMIKGLCAGIFEMAQRLRGMGNALTDPMMFPEFADRLYGRLADLKIAFWQMALGELGGEVDIVVENDDYGTQHSQLISFELYSATIRPHLERVFAAIKKAAPNARLFFHSCGNVRPYLPGFIEAGVDILNPVHVSAAGMEPQALKRDFGDAITFWGGGVDTQHVLPHGTPQEVKDDVRRNVEALAPGGGYVFNTIHNIQSDVPPGNIIAMYEALEEFGAY; this is encoded by the coding sequence ATGACCTCTCGCGAGCGGATTCTGACCGCTATTGAACACCGCGAGCCGGACCGAGTGCCCCTGGACCTTGCGGGCACGCATGTGACGGGGATCAGCAGGGTTGCTTACGAAGCGGTACGGGCGTATCTGGGTATGCCGTCGCACGCGCCCTGCTGGCAGGATGTGGTGCAGCAGACCGTGATTCCCTCGGACGATTTTCTGGATCGTTTTGGCGTAGATACCCGTGGTCTTTTCCCGCTGACGAGTCATAATTGGGACGTGTTCGAGAAACTTGAAGATGGTGGAAATACCTGGGTCTATCGCGATGAGTGGGGCATGACGCAGCATTTCCCCAAGCGAGATGGGTTATGGTTCAGCATAGTCGAGCACCCGCTCGGGATTCGTCCTGCGGAAACAGCGGCCATTGAGGCGTATCCCTGGCCCGATGCGGGGAATCCGGTTCGCGTGCGGGGGTTGCGCGCACGGGCAGCCGAATTCCATCAGAAGGGCAAGGCGGTGATGATCAAAGGCCTTTGCGCGGGCATTTTCGAGATGGCGCAGCGGCTTCGCGGCATGGGAAACGCCCTGACGGACCCGATGATGTTCCCCGAGTTTGCTGACCGTCTGTACGGCAGGCTCGCGGATCTCAAAATCGCTTTCTGGCAGATGGCGCTGGGAGAGTTGGGCGGCGAGGTGGATATCGTGGTTGAAAATGACGACTACGGCACCCAGCATTCGCAGCTCATTTCGTTCGAGCTGTATTCGGCCACGATCCGGCCTCATCTTGAGCGAGTATTTGCGGCCATCAAGAAAGCCGCGCCGAATGCACGGCTGTTCTTCCATTCGTGCGGCAACGTCCGTCCCTATCTGCCGGGGTTTATCGAAGCGGGCGTGGACATTCTCAACCCGGTCCACGTGAGCGCCGCGGGCATGGAGCCGCAGGCGTTGAAACGGGATTTTGGGGATGCGATCACGTTCTGGGGCGGAGGGGTAGACACCCAGCACGTCCTGCCCCATGGGACGCCACAGGAAGTGAAGGATGACGTCCGGCGCAACGTCGAGGCGCTGGCGCCGGGCGGCGGATACGTGTTTAACACTATCCACAACATCCAGAGCGACGTGCCGCCGGGCAACATCATCGCCATGTACGAAGCGCTCGAGGAATTCGGCGCTTATTGA
- a CDS encoding prepilin-type N-terminal cleavage/methylation domain-containing protein produces MRKRHGFTLIELLVVIAIIGILAAILLPALSRAREAARRASCANNLKQWGLVLKMYANESKGEMFPGIARTELNIGGYPMGILGSAVYPEYCTDMQIAVCPSDAADWDMNARIQMASVNQTPEALACLEALTSLLPSYLYIPYATKSCAQGKDIIFGLTYSQFYDAYFGGGFVAYSESSVIGYGCPWGITKSKTWVNPPTLSDTAGNGITPLLLGGDGATTSPVDDDGAALPKEYQHLREGIERFFVTDINNPAGSAMAQSELPVMFDAWGDSLKLGVFPDPFPAIGAYNHVPGGGNVLFMDGHVAFLRYPSEYPIANGPAGTYGENFGSWVGAVVQTSES; encoded by the coding sequence ATGAGAAAAAGGCATGGATTCACACTAATTGAATTGCTCGTAGTTATTGCGATCATCGGTATCCTCGCCGCCATTCTACTGCCGGCTTTGTCACGGGCGCGCGAGGCTGCACGGCGTGCAAGCTGTGCCAACAACCTCAAACAATGGGGTCTTGTTCTGAAGATGTACGCCAATGAGAGCAAGGGCGAGATGTTCCCGGGAATTGCGCGAACGGAGCTCAATATCGGAGGCTACCCGATGGGCATCCTGGGTAGTGCCGTGTATCCCGAATACTGCACGGACATGCAGATCGCGGTGTGCCCGTCGGACGCCGCGGACTGGGACATGAATGCGCGCATTCAGATGGCCTCTGTAAACCAGACCCCTGAAGCCCTGGCGTGTTTGGAAGCCCTCACGTCGCTCCTACCGTCGTACCTGTATATCCCCTATGCGACGAAGTCCTGCGCTCAGGGGAAAGACATCATTTTTGGCCTCACGTACAGCCAGTTTTACGACGCGTACTTTGGGGGTGGTTTCGTCGCATACTCTGAATCGTCAGTGATAGGCTACGGGTGCCCGTGGGGTATCACGAAGTCGAAGACTTGGGTCAATCCCCCCACGCTGAGCGACACGGCGGGCAACGGCATCACGCCTCTCCTTCTTGGCGGTGACGGCGCCACCACCAGCCCTGTTGATGATGACGGCGCCGCGTTGCCCAAAGAATACCAGCACCTTCGTGAGGGTATTGAACGGTTCTTCGTTACGGATATCAACAATCCCGCGGGAAGTGCCATGGCACAAAGCGAGCTGCCGGTGATGTTCGACGCGTGGGGTGACTCGCTCAAGTTGGGTGTCTTTCCCGACCCCTTCCCCGCGATCGGCGCATACAATCACGTGCCGGGCGGCGGAAACGTGCTCTTTATGGATGGCCATGTGGCGTTTCTGCGCTATCCGAGTGAATACCCGATTGCCAATGGCCCCGCAGGCACCTACGGTGAGAACTTCGGCAGTTGGGTTGGCGCTGTTGTACAGACGAGCGAAAGCTAA
- a CDS encoding sugar-binding protein, which translates to MKTTAGLLVLATILVLSLPAWAKPNEVPLPLGKKLIEYGWDVPTAEQVRKNIDKMEKRPFDGVIFRLDGGGNVLVPEPWTEERFKKDYENAERIKWERFTDNFVIMWAASNQDWFNDNQWTVIINNVQLVARAARLARCAGICFDAEPYGDNPWDYGKTAHRDTRSFEEYQAKVRQRGAQFIRAVETELPDPQILTFFLLSYFADLCLPMDPAFRQEKLSKEHYALLPAFLEGMLEGSQPGTRIVDGNEGAYYYKDWQQYFEKYHQMTQRGLYLIPDELQALYREKVLVGQALYVDQYFGLREQKVLGHFLTPEQRPLWFEHNVYWALYTSDKYVWCYSERMNWWEDGNVPQGCEEAILSARRKLANGQNLDIDLVPIIETAQKREQDAITGDLAIRTAEIKAIENGVSRPKIDGNLEDEVWLKTEPLDPFVPMKAAQETVSAQTQTKVTYDNEYLYIAFRCEEPKAAELQVVGENRDDYVFTGDVVEVFIKPSEQSASFYHFAINPANVVWEGLHIDVLQTEFSPVWEHAAQRGADFWSVEIALPWKAINMETPKTGSQVKVNLCRERYTEREWTLWSQTVYHFLEPEHFGTFIFK; encoded by the coding sequence ATGAAGACAACTGCGGGCCTTTTGGTTCTGGCAACAATACTGGTTCTCTCTCTCCCAGCCTGGGCGAAACCCAACGAGGTGCCGTTACCGTTGGGCAAAAAACTCATTGAATACGGTTGGGACGTGCCGACGGCCGAACAAGTGCGCAAGAATATCGACAAGATGGAAAAGCGCCCCTTTGATGGCGTGATTTTCCGGCTTGATGGCGGCGGCAACGTCCTTGTTCCAGAGCCCTGGACCGAAGAACGCTTCAAAAAGGATTACGAAAACGCCGAGCGCATCAAGTGGGAACGCTTCACGGACAATTTCGTCATCATGTGGGCGGCCTCCAATCAGGACTGGTTCAACGACAACCAATGGACCGTCATTATCAACAATGTTCAGCTGGTTGCTCGGGCTGCCCGGCTCGCCCGGTGCGCCGGGATCTGCTTTGACGCCGAGCCTTATGGGGACAACCCATGGGATTACGGCAAGACCGCCCACCGCGACACGCGTTCGTTCGAAGAGTATCAGGCCAAGGTGCGCCAGCGAGGCGCTCAGTTCATCCGCGCGGTCGAGACCGAGCTGCCCGACCCGCAGATCCTCACATTCTTCCTGTTGAGTTACTTCGCGGACCTGTGCCTTCCCATGGACCCGGCGTTCCGGCAGGAAAAACTCTCGAAGGAGCATTATGCGCTGCTGCCGGCATTCCTCGAGGGGATGCTCGAAGGGTCTCAGCCCGGCACCCGCATCGTTGACGGAAACGAGGGCGCTTACTATTACAAGGATTGGCAACAGTACTTCGAGAAATACCACCAAATGACCCAGCGGGGCCTGTATCTCATCCCCGACGAACTTCAGGCCCTGTACCGCGAAAAGGTGCTTGTGGGTCAGGCCCTGTACGTCGACCAGTATTTCGGATTGCGTGAACAGAAGGTGCTGGGACATTTCCTGACGCCGGAACAGCGCCCCCTCTGGTTCGAACACAATGTGTACTGGGCACTCTATACCAGCGACAAATACGTCTGGTGCTATAGCGAGCGCATGAACTGGTGGGAAGACGGGAATGTGCCCCAGGGATGCGAGGAAGCCATCCTTTCGGCGCGGCGCAAACTTGCCAACGGCCAGAATCTCGATATCGACCTCGTCCCGATCATCGAAACCGCCCAGAAACGCGAGCAGGACGCCATTACGGGAGACTTGGCCATTCGAACCGCCGAAATCAAGGCCATCGAGAACGGCGTGTCCAGGCCCAAGATAGACGGCAACCTCGAGGACGAAGTGTGGCTCAAGACCGAACCGTTGGACCCCTTCGTGCCGATGAAAGCCGCCCAGGAAACGGTATCCGCGCAAACACAGACCAAGGTCACGTATGACAACGAGTATCTTTACATCGCGTTCCGGTGCGAAGAGCCCAAGGCCGCTGAACTGCAGGTCGTCGGCGAGAACCGTGACGACTACGTGTTTACCGGCGACGTGGTCGAGGTATTCATCAAACCCAGTGAACAATCGGCCTCGTTCTACCATTTCGCCATCAACCCCGCAAACGTGGTGTGGGAGGGGCTTCACATAGACGTGCTGCAGACCGAGTTCAGCCCCGTATGGGAACATGCCGCCCAGCGGGGGGCCGATTTCTGGTCCGTGGAAATCGCCCTCCCCTGGAAAGCCATCAACATGGAAACGCCCAAGACCGGCAGCCAGGTCAAGGTAAATCTCTGCAGGGAACGGTACACCGAGCGCGAATGGACCTTGTGGTCGCAGACCGTTTACCATTTCCTCGAGCCCGAACATTTCGGCACGTTCATCTTCAAGTGA
- a CDS encoding GntR family transcriptional regulator has product MTNSNDVTYSVNLDSPIAVYVQIENQIQFAIASGRIKPGFTLPSVREMSQLLDVNPNTVTKAYRDLELLELVHTRRGVGVTIAEKAPKICRDRTRPMVKHHLVDAVSECIACGLSESDVRNIVESTISSGTKPYEAPKKKK; this is encoded by the coding sequence ATGACCAACAGTAACGATGTGACGTACTCCGTGAATCTAGACAGTCCTATCGCTGTCTATGTGCAAATCGAGAACCAGATCCAGTTCGCTATAGCATCCGGCCGTATCAAGCCGGGGTTCACCCTGCCGTCGGTGCGTGAAATGTCCCAGCTGCTCGACGTCAATCCGAACACGGTGACCAAGGCCTACCGGGATCTCGAGTTGCTTGAACTCGTTCATACACGGCGTGGCGTCGGCGTGACGATCGCGGAGAAGGCTCCGAAGATCTGCCGTGACAGAACGCGTCCCATGGTTAAGCACCATCTTGTCGACGCAGTTTCCGAGTGCATTGCGTGCGGATTGAGCGAAAGCGACGTGCGCAATATCGTCGAGAGCACAATCAGCAGCGGCACAAAGCCGTACGAAGCCCCGAAGAAAAAGAAATAG
- the thpR gene encoding RNA 2',3'-cyclic phosphodiesterase — MRTFIAIELPEATRRELQGMVEHLRRSGIRASWVRPDRMHLTLRFLGEIDDDQAGIAGEFLAKGCSGISAFECAVQGAGAFPDVRHPSVIWAGVGPLEGGLSEVQTVAEKAAASIDLKPENRPFRPHLTLGRIRRPEEAGQLGPALAPLADFHGRPFRVAGVTLFSSTLTPQGPLYERIRECRF, encoded by the coding sequence ATGCGGACGTTTATCGCCATCGAGTTGCCGGAGGCCACCCGGCGGGAATTACAGGGAATGGTCGAGCATCTGCGCCGCTCAGGTATTCGTGCTTCGTGGGTGCGGCCGGACCGCATGCATCTGACCTTGCGTTTTCTGGGCGAGATCGACGACGATCAGGCCGGAATAGCCGGCGAGTTTCTTGCAAAGGGATGCTCGGGCATAAGCGCTTTCGAGTGCGCGGTGCAGGGTGCCGGGGCATTCCCTGACGTACGGCATCCCAGCGTAATCTGGGCGGGGGTTGGTCCGCTCGAGGGCGGGCTATCGGAAGTCCAGACTGTGGCCGAAAAGGCTGCTGCAAGCATTGACTTGAAACCCGAGAACCGGCCCTTTCGCCCGCATCTGACGTTGGGCCGGATTCGGAGGCCTGAGGAGGCGGGCCAACTCGGGCCTGCTCTGGCGCCGTTGGCGGACTTTCACGGGCGCCCGTTCCGCGTGGCTGGTGTAACGCTTTTTTCGAGCACCCTGACGCCCCAGGGGCCGCTCTATGAGCGCATTCGGGAGTGTAGATTCTAA
- a CDS encoding CocE/NonD family hydrolase, with product MRLLNSRLTLRWTADFFKRFGAIAALFVMVGGIAGCGGEPAVTSNAGVVSQDADAEGSGAGAPVEAPEAPSERLGAGRHNLQVAMPDGVKLATDVYLPAGQEPACTVLTRTPYSRDEGAAFGALFTSQGIAFVIQSTRGRDGSEGADMVFGDDGWGEHQDGFHTVEWIKEQSWSNGVVGTFGMSALGISTELLAPLCPDLSCQVIWVSPSRFYGQLSYQGGVWRKNLCEKWISEQGSSHVIDEWKSHPTDDSFWSLYDLDKRAPDINAPTLHVGGWWDIFAQGTIDSFTSRQNRGGERARGNQVLIMGPWGHAPTKKFGDVELPDNFMDADLNGTSLRFLKHWLLGGQSQPWTEAVVRYYTLGDFSDPNAPGKEWRTAQNWPPFETRDEALFLHKDRSLSAESPVAGDDALEYDFDPKNPCPTHGGQNLILPAGPFDQSELGKRPDVLRFATAPLEAPMEVTGRVRLRLFVSSDAPDTDFTAKLVDIYPDGKEILLLDNIQRVKFRNGFERPQPLPPGELGELTVDLWSISMIFNAGHRIGVHVSSSNFPRFEINPNTGADFPPEAPEEMRVAHNAVHMSAAYPSALILPVPAEQ from the coding sequence ATGAGACTGTTGAATTCGCGTTTGACTTTGCGGTGGACGGCAGACTTCTTTAAGCGCTTTGGCGCCATCGCGGCATTGTTTGTCATGGTGGGTGGAATTGCCGGGTGCGGGGGTGAACCGGCTGTCACAAGCAACGCTGGTGTTGTATCGCAAGACGCCGACGCGGAAGGGAGCGGCGCAGGGGCGCCAGTCGAAGCGCCCGAGGCGCCTTCCGAACGTTTGGGCGCTGGCCGCCATAATCTCCAGGTCGCCATGCCCGACGGTGTCAAACTGGCCACGGACGTGTACCTTCCGGCGGGTCAAGAGCCGGCATGCACGGTGCTGACCCGCACTCCCTACAGCCGCGATGAAGGGGCGGCGTTCGGAGCGCTGTTCACCTCGCAGGGCATCGCTTTCGTGATTCAAAGCACCCGGGGGCGCGACGGCAGCGAAGGCGCCGACATGGTCTTTGGCGACGATGGTTGGGGCGAACACCAGGACGGTTTTCACACCGTGGAATGGATCAAGGAGCAGTCCTGGTCCAACGGCGTGGTCGGGACGTTCGGTATGTCGGCGCTGGGAATCTCGACGGAGCTGCTCGCGCCGTTGTGTCCGGATCTCTCATGCCAGGTGATTTGGGTCTCTCCTTCGCGATTCTATGGTCAATTGTCGTATCAAGGCGGCGTGTGGCGAAAGAACCTCTGCGAAAAATGGATATCGGAACAGGGCAGCTCCCATGTGATTGATGAATGGAAAAGCCATCCCACCGATGACTCGTTTTGGAGTCTTTATGACCTCGACAAACGTGCGCCCGATATTAACGCCCCGACGCTGCATGTCGGGGGATGGTGGGACATTTTTGCCCAGGGAACCATCGATAGTTTCACTTCCAGACAAAACAGAGGGGGAGAACGCGCCCGCGGCAATCAAGTGCTTATCATGGGGCCGTGGGGGCACGCGCCCACAAAGAAATTCGGCGACGTCGAACTTCCGGACAATTTCATGGATGCCGACCTCAACGGCACGTCTCTGCGATTCCTGAAACACTGGCTTCTGGGTGGCCAATCGCAGCCGTGGACCGAAGCTGTCGTGCGATACTACACGCTCGGCGATTTCTCGGATCCCAACGCGCCTGGCAAGGAATGGCGCACGGCGCAGAATTGGCCTCCTTTCGAAACCCGGGACGAGGCGCTGTTCCTGCACAAGGACAGGAGCCTTTCGGCTGAATCCCCTGTCGCCGGTGATGACGCGCTCGAATACGACTTTGATCCGAAGAACCCCTGCCCGACTCACGGCGGGCAAAACCTTATCCTTCCGGCGGGGCCATTCGATCAGAGCGAATTGGGGAAGCGGCCCGACGTGCTTCGTTTTGCCACCGCTCCTCTCGAAGCGCCCATGGAAGTGACGGGCCGCGTGAGGCTGCGTCTATTTGTCTCCTCGGATGCGCCGGACACGGATTTCACGGCCAAACTGGTGGACATCTATCCGGACGGCAAGGAGATTCTGCTCCTCGACAACATCCAACGGGTCAAATTCCGCAACGGGTTTGAGCGACCCCAGCCGCTTCCGCCCGGCGAGCTCGGCGAATTGACCGTCGATTTGTGGTCCATCAGCATGATTTTCAACGCTGGGCATCGCATCGGGGTGCATGTGTCAAGCAGCAACTTCCCCCGATTTGAAATCAACCCGAACACAGGGGCCGATTTTCCGCCAGAGGCTCCTGAGGAAATGCGGGTAGCGCACAACGCGGTGCACATGAGCGCAGCGTATCCCAGCGCTCTGATCCTTCCGGTACCTGCAGAACAGTAG